In Aeromicrobium wangtongii, the DNA window GCGCCACCGCTCCAGCAGTCGGGTGCCGTCGGGCGTGAAGATCGGCGCCGTGTCGTAGAGCGCCCGGAAGTCGACCAGCTCCTCCTCGGTGAACAGGGGCAGCGACACGGCCACGACCCGGCGCACCAGATCGGGCCGCAGGCGGCTCAGCTCGAGCGCCGTGAACGATCCGGTGTGATAGCCCATCACGTCCACGGGAGCTGACAGGCCGAGCGCCTCGATCACCTGGGCCACGACCCGCGCGTAGTCGGCGATCTCGGGATGCGCCGGCAGCGGATCGGACGCACCGAAGCCCGGCGTGTCCATCGCGATGACCTGCCGGCTCTCGCCGATGTGCGCCATGAACTGCTCGTAGACCAACCCCGATGCGGGGCTCATGTGCAGGCACAGCAGCGGAGGTGTCGCGGCGTCCGCCGAGCCGGCCACCCGCAGGTGGACCTGCCCGTGCGGGACGTCGACGTAGCCGCGCCGGACCGCGACGGTCACGGCGTCCCGTCGCGCCCTGCGGCCGACTCGGCCAGCGCGAGCGTCCGGCGGGCACTGTGCAGGACCGCCGGGTCGACGAGGCGTCCGTCCTCGTCGAGGACGACACCCGTGCCGCGCGCCTCGGCCGCCGCGACCATGGCGATGACCGCCTCCGCCTCCGCGACGTCATCGGCCGTGGGGGTGAACACCGCATGGACGACCGGCAGCTGGGCCGGGTGGATGCAGGCGCGACCCACGAATCCCTGCCGCTGCACCCGCCGCGTCGACACCTCGAACGCATCGGTGTCCTTCGTGATCCGGGAGACCGGTCCGACCGGCGGGTCGATGCCCGCGGCCGTGCTGGCCAGGACGACCAGAGCCCGGAACGGGGCCAGCTCGGCCTCATCGTCGCCCGGGAGCAGACCGAGCTCGCCGGCCAGGTCGACCTCGCCGATCTGCAGCTGCTGGACGCGCGGCCCTGCCGCGATCGCGCGGGCGTCAAGCACGGCGGCCGCCGTCTCGAGCAATGGCATCACCGAGGTGGTGCTGTCGCCCAGCGAGGTGAGCAGGGCGTCGATCGCGACGACCTCGGCCCCGTCCTCGACCTTGGCGAGCACGATCCCGGTCAGCGACGCGATGTTCGCGAGCGCCTGCACGTCGGTCTCGCGCAGCGGACCGCTGTTGACCCGCACCCACAGGTCGACGGGTCCGCCGGCCGGCTGCTCGGCGAGCCACGCCACGACGGCGTCCCGGGCGGCGTCCTTGCCCTGCAGCGGGACGGCGTCCTCGAGGTCGACGATCAGCGCGTCCGCGCCGCGGCCGACGGCCTTGCTGAGCTTGTCGGCCGCATTGCCCGGGACGTACAGGTACGACCGCGTGGTCGCGGTCATCCGACCACCGTCTCGCCCTTGATCAGCGACTTGGCCACGACGGTGCGCAGGATGTCGTTGGTGCCCTCGCCGATGCTCATCAGGATCGAGTCGCGGTACAGGCGCTCGATCTCGAACTCGGTCGAGTAGCCGTAGCCGCCGTGGACCTTCATCGAGTCGATGGCCGCCTGCAGGGCGACCTCTGAGCAGAAGATCTTGGCCATGCCGGTCGCGCCGTCGGCGCGTCCGTCACGCACCGCGTCCGCGGCCCAGTAGGCCATCAGGCGGGCGGCCTGGACCTGGGTGCCGAGCTCGCCGAGCTTGAGCTGGATGGCCTGGAAGTTGGCGATCGGCTCACCGAAGGCCTTGCGCTGCTGCGCGTACGCGAGCGCCTCCTCGTGGGCGCGCTGCGCGATGCCGACCGAGCGCGCGGCGATGTTGACGCGGCCCCACTCCAGCGCGGACAGCACCTGCTTCATGCCGGTGCCCTCGACGCCGCCGAGCAGCTGGTCCTTGTGGACGCGGACGTTGTCGAGCAGGATCTCGCACGACTCCGTGCCCTTGTAGCCGAGCTTCGGAATGTCCTTGGTGACCTCGTAGCCAGGGGTGTTGGCGTCGACCAGGATGACGCTCATGCCGCGGTGCGCGGGCGAGGCGCTCGGATCGGTCTTGACCAGGACCGGCAGCGGATCGGCGTAGCGGGCGTTGGTGATCCACATCTTGGAGCCGTTGATGACGTAGTGGTCCCCGTCGAGGCGGGCCGTCGTCCGGATGCCCTGCAGGTCGGTGCCGGCGTCGGCCTCGGTCAGGCCGATGCCGGTGCGGCGCTTGCCGGTCGCGAGATCGGGAAGGTACATGTCCTTCTGCTCCTGCGTGCCGTGCATCGCGATCAGGCGGCACGCCAGCGAGTGGCTGCCCAGGATGCCGGCGATGCCCATCCAGCCGCGGGCGATCTCCTCGAAGACCAGCGCGAACGACACCGGGTCCAGGTCGAGGCCGCCGAACTCCTCGGGCACCGTGATGCCGAACAGGCCCATGTCGGCCATGCCCTTGACGATCTCGGTCGGGTAGCGACCCGACTGCTCCCAGTCACGCGCGACGGGGATGATCTCCCGGTCGACGAACTGCCGCAGGAGCGCACGGAACTCGCGCTGGTCCTCGTTGAGCTTGAAGTCCATGGGATGTGCCTTTCAGGAGGGGACGGGATCAGCCGTCGGTGCGATGGAAGACGGGCAGGGCTCGGCCGTCCGGCAGGTCGACCCAACCGACGGCGACCGCGTCGCCGATCGTCCAGTCGTTGCCGCCGGTCAGCCGGGTCAGCAGGATGGGGCCTTCGGCCAGCCGCACGCGGGCCACGGTGTACGGGACCTCGACATCGGGCCGGGGCGCGCGATGGACGACCGTCGATGCGTCGACGACACCCGCGCCTGAGGCATCACGCAGCGTCAGGTGGTCCATCGACGAGCAGGCGGTGCACACCGCACGCGGCGGGTGCTGGACGTGATCGCACTGCGTGCAGGCCTGGACGGTCAGCCGGTGCTCACGCGTCGCGTCCCACCAGTCGGCGGTGACGTCGTCCGCGGGAGGGACGTCGGGAAGATTCATCGGTCGACCCCCAGGACGACGGTCGCGTGCGTGGACAGGATGCCGCCGGTGCCGTGGGCGACGGCCGTGCGCGCGCCGGCCACCTGCCGGTCGCCGGCCTCGCCGCGCAGCTGGCGGACGGCCTCGACCAGCAGCAGCACGCCGTACTGGCCGGGATGGCAGTACGAGAGCCCGCCACCATTGGTGTTGAGCGGCAACGCTCCCCCGGGCCGGATGGTGCCGTCGGCGATGAAGTCGAGCACCTCGCCGCGGCCGCAGAAGCCCAGCGCCTCGACGCTGAGCGCCGCGGTGATGGTGAAGGAGTCGTAGACCTCCAGCACGTCGACGTCGGCCGGCGTGATGCCGGCCCGCGCGAACGCATCGCGGCCCGAGCCGATCGCGCCGGGCGCCGTCAGGTCGTCGACCGCCGTGAAGGACGTGTTGGTCGTGCGCTCGCCGTAGCCCAGCACCTCGACGGGCTTGCGGGGCAGGTCACGGGCGCGTTCCAGGGACGTCAGCACGACCGCCCCGCCGCCGTCGGTGACCAGGCAGCAGTCGCCGACCGTCAGGGGCGAGGACAGCATCGTCGAGCCCGTGACATCGGCGGCAGTGATCGAGCCCTTGCCGTACCGGAACGCCTTGGGGTTCAGCAACGCCCACTCGCGGGCGGCGACCGCGATCTCGGCGAGCTGCTCGTGCGTGCCGCCGAAGCGGTGCAGGTACTGCTGCATCGCCATCGCGTAGTAGGAGGCCGGGAAGAGCATGTCGTACGGCTCCTCGAACTGCGCCTCGGGGATGTGCGGCTCGTGCACCCCGCCGAGCTTGCGCGACCTGGCCGAACGCTGGTTGGAGGCGAAGCTGATCACGATCGTCGTGGCCTGCCCCGCATCGATCGCCTGTGCCGCGCGGGCGACCATCATCTCGTAGGCCGAGCCGCCGGCGAAGGTCGAGTCGGTCCACGTCGGCTGGATCGCGAAGTAGTCGGCCAGCTGCGTCGCGGAGAAGCGCGAGACGCCGGTCGTCGCGATGCCGTCGACATCGGCCAGGGTCAGCCCGGCGTCAGCGAGGGCACGCGTCACGGCCTGCGACTGCAGGGTGAGGATCGACTTGTCGGTGACCCCGAGATCGGACTCGGCGGCGCCGACGATCGCGACACGGGTCGTCATCGAGCGCCGGGCCCGTCCGGCGTGCCCAGCAGCACCACGGCGCGGGCCGGCTTGGCGGCCGCGCGCTCCGGCCCGAAGTCCGAGGCCAGGATCGTGGCGGTCATCTCCACGACCGCACGCTCGGCGTCGATCTCGGTGACGGTTCCCTCGACCCGCACGGTCTCGCCGGCGAACATCAGGTTGCGGAACGTGAACGACAGCTCGCGCACGAACGACTGTGGACCGAAGGCGTCCTGGCACAGCTCGACGAAGTACGCGCCGAAGACCTGGCCGTCGACGACCGGGCCGGGCACCTTGGCTGCCTCGACGAAGGCCGGGTCGTAGTGCAGCCCGTACCAGTCCCACGTCGCGCCGGCGTAGGCGATCATGTCGGCCAGCGTGATGGTCCGCTCGATGACGGGCAGCGACTGCCCCACCTGCAGGCTCATGAGGTCGCTCCGATGCTCACGAAGATGATGGTCTCCTCGTTGACGGCGAGCAGCTCGTCGTCCTGGTTGGTGTAGGTGGCGCGCGAGTGGACGATCAGCATGTCCGCTCCCTTGCCGGTCTTCTTCTCGGTGAGGTCGTGGATCTCCCACGTCGCCGTGACGACGTCCTCGGGCCGCAGGCGGCGCTCGAACGTGTAGGTGTTGCCGCCACGGACCTGCCGCGTGCCCGGGATGTCCAGGTGCCACGAGTGGCCCGCGTAGCCGTCGGGGGCCATCGGCAGGTTGGCGTACTGGTTGGTCTCGGTGATCAGCGTCAGGGGCGCGCTGACTCCGGGCAGTCCCTGCTCGCGGGCGTACTCCGGATCGCTGTAGATCGGGTTGTCGTCGCCGATCGCGAGCGCGAAGTAGCGCCCGGCGGCAGCGCCGAAGGGCTCCGGCGCGGTGTAGACCTTGCGCGTGCCGACCAGCGCACGCACCTCGTCGGTGACCAGGCTCATGCCGTCGCCTCCGCGGCGGGCTCCGGGTACACGGCGGTCGGGAAGACCTCGAGCAGGAATTCCGGTCGCAGCAGCTCCTTGCAGATGCCGCCGGTCGAGGCGGGCCACGGCGGGCTCAGCAGCCGCTCGCGGACGCCGGCGACTGCCCGGTAGTCCGGCAGCGCCGACTCGACGCAGTACTCGGTCGTGAACAGCAGGTCCTCGGGACCGAGGCCGGCGTAGGTGAGCAGATGGAGGATCGCCCCATAGGTCACCTCCGCCTGGGCCCCGATGTCGCCGGGATGGAGCGCCTCCTGGGTCTCCATGTCCAGCGCCGCGAAGCCGGACATGTACAGCGTCCGGCCAGCCTTGATGCCCGGCGCGTAGGTCAGCGTGTCGTAGCGCGACCAGCCCGGGTTGACCAGCTCGAGCGGGTGCTTGGACGCGGTGACGTCGATCGCGACGAGTGACTCGGGGTGGTGCAGGCGGCTCATCAGGATGCCACCGGCGCCGGGGTACACGCCGGCGCCACCGAGGCGCTCCTTGCGGACGCGGTGGGTCTTGCGGTAGACCTCACGCGTGCCGGGCGTCGAGTAGTCGTAGGTCGTGACGGCCTGGTCGATCGACATGCCGGCGCGATCCAGCATGTCGGCGGCCTTGTCCAGGCAGTAGGCGTACTGGCTGACGAAGTCACCCGCGAACACGATGTCGCCGTGCTCGTCGACCGGCACCATGGTGGGCAGGTAGACGGCACCGTCGGTGCCCTCCTTGACCGCCGAGCGCTGCCACGTCCCGGCCTCGCGGGCCTCGCTGGCCACCAGCAGCTCGGTGCCTCCACCCTTCTTGGCCACGAGCTCGACCTCGAGGAATGCGGCCCGGCGCACGAGGCGCTCGACGATGATCGTCGACACGACCGGTTCGTGCTCGCCGAAGATCTCCTTGCGGACCGCGACGGCGTCCTCGTAGTCGCCGATGCCGGAGACCGTGACGTTCTCGGTGATGCGCACGACGTCCTCGATGCCCAGGCCGGCACCCTCCAGGATCGTCAGCACCTTGGCGTACGCGGTGCGGGCCTGCTGCTCCATCGTGCCCGAGACCGTCATCTTGCCGACGGCGTCGTCGAAGGCGGCGCTGGTGTGACCGGAGGTCCAGGCGCTGTCGCCCTCGCTCAGCCCGAGGCAGAAGGTGAAGCCTTCATACGGGAACCAGGTGAACTTGGGGGTCGTGATCGCGTTCAGGGTCATGATGTCCTTCGTGGGTCGTTCAGTCGCTGAGATCGGCCGCGGTCTTGGCGACGACGGTCATGAGGTGTCGGAGATCGGAGTGATCGGGCAGTGACTCGATCGCCTCGATCAGGGGGGCTGCTCCGGGTCCGACGTTGCCGGCGAACTTGGCGTGCAGGTCCGCATCGCTGAGCGGGTTGTCGGGGCCGCCGGCGCTGCGCTCGACCGTGCCGACGATCTGGCGACCGTCGCGCAGCTGCACGCGCACCTCGCCACGGGCGTCCGCGGCGACCTGCTGGGACGGAGCCAGCTCGACCCGGACACGTGCCGCGAGGTCGAACAGCTCGGGGCGCGCGATGCTCGTCTCGTCGAACGTCTCCAGCGTCATCGTGCCGTCCGCGAGCAGGGCCGCGACGCTCCACGGCAGCGAGAACTTGGCCGCGTACGGGCTGGCCGGACGGGTCAGGTCACGACTGGTGTCGCACACGACGGACGCCGAGTCCGGGTGCACCCGAGCCGTGATGAGCTCGATGTCGTCGACGCCGAATTCGACCTGGCGCCGGGCGTCCTGCACGGCGTCCAGCGTCGCGTGCGACAGCTGGCAGGCCGCGTAGGGCTTGATGCCGATGCGGGTGGTCTCCCAGCGCTCACCCAGGTCCGCGACGATGCCGTGCGGATTGGCGACGCCCTGCGCCAGGGCGTCGAACACCCCGTGCGGACCGTCGAAGACCGTCTCCGGCCCGGTGGCACCGGCGGCTGCCAGGCGGGCGGCGATGATGCCGGCCTGCGAGGCGAAGCCGGGGTGCAGCTGCTTGGTCGAGGCGCCGGTGCCCAGGAAGGCCAGCAGCCCGCCGGCCTGGCTCCCGGCGATGCCCAGGGCGTTGGTCGTCCGGTCGACGTCGAGGCCGCCCAGACGGGCGGCGATGATCGCCGAGGAGAACACCCCGGCCACCATCGTCGCGTGCAGGCCGCGGGCGTGGAAACCGTGCGGCGCAGCGGCAGCGATCCGGCAGGCGGTCTCGTAGCCGACCACGGCGGCCATCAGCACGTCCTCACCGGATGCCTGCACCTGCTCGCCCACCGCGAGTGCCGCGGGGAGCACGACCGCCGTCGCGTGGACCAGGCCACCGGCGTGCGTGTCGTCGAAGTCCAGGGCGTGCACGAGCGTGCCATTGGCCAGCGCCGCCGCCGGGGCGGACAGGCGGGAGGTCTGTCCCAGGATCGTCGCCTCCTGGGGGCCGCCCAGCCCGAGCGCGACCTCGACCGCGGGATCGGCCGAGCCGGCGCGGATGCCGCCGACTGCCGTCCCCAGCCCGTCCAGGAGGTGCCGCAGGGCTGCCCGACGGACATCGTCGGGCACCTCGGTCAGGCCGAGTCCCCAGGTGGCCAGCTCGCGCGCGATCATCGTCCGGCGGCCTCCGCCGCCGTCTCGACCTCCACGGGGTCCGCCCGCTTGCCGAAGGCGCCGTCCGCCGAGAGCTTCTCGACCGCGTCGTCGTCGAACCCGGCCAGCTCACGCAGCACGTAGTCGAAGTCCTCGTTGCGCTGGGGTGCGCGGCGGTACTCGGGCG includes these proteins:
- a CDS encoding MaoC family dehydratase, with amino-acid sequence MSLQVGQSLPVIERTITLADMIAYAGATWDWYGLHYDPAFVEAAKVPGPVVDGQVFGAYFVELCQDAFGPQSFVRELSFTFRNLMFAGETVRVEGTVTEIDAERAVVEMTATILASDFGPERAAAKPARAVVLLGTPDGPGAR
- a CDS encoding acetyl-CoA acetyltransferase, which gives rise to MTTRVAIVGAAESDLGVTDKSILTLQSQAVTRALADAGLTLADVDGIATTGVSRFSATQLADYFAIQPTWTDSTFAGGSAYEMMVARAAQAIDAGQATTIVISFASNQRSARSRKLGGVHEPHIPEAQFEEPYDMLFPASYYAMAMQQYLHRFGGTHEQLAEIAVAAREWALLNPKAFRYGKGSITAADVTGSTMLSSPLTVGDCCLVTDGGGAVVLTSLERARDLPRKPVEVLGYGERTTNTSFTAVDDLTAPGAIGSGRDAFARAGITPADVDVLEVYDSFTITAALSVEALGFCGRGEVLDFIADGTIRPGGALPLNTNGGGLSYCHPGQYGVLLLVEAVRQLRGEAGDRQVAGARTAVAHGTGGILSTHATVVLGVDR
- a CDS encoding Zn-ribbon domain-containing OB-fold protein, translated to MNLPDVPPADDVTADWWDATREHRLTVQACTQCDHVQHPPRAVCTACSSMDHLTLRDASGAGVVDASTVVHRAPRPDVEVPYTVARVRLAEGPILLTRLTGGNDWTIGDAVAVGWVDLPDGRALPVFHRTDG
- a CDS encoding alpha/beta fold hydrolase; its protein translation is MTVAVRRGYVDVPHGQVHLRVAGSADAATPPLLCLHMSPASGLVYEQFMAHIGESRQVIAMDTPGFGASDPLPAHPEIADYARVVAQVIEALGLSAPVDVMGYHTGSFTALELSRLRPDLVRRVVAVSLPLFTEEELVDFRALYDTAPIFTPDGTRLLERWRWFVDFFRVGTVNTVEHAARIFHARLSGGERHWWGHRAAFAYDVVAAAGQVDVPMLVINPDDDLRQHTPRIMPYLRNATLFDASDWTHGFLDTHSSEAARLVADFLDAPAP
- a CDS encoding FAS1-like dehydratase domain-containing protein, with product MSLVTDEVRALVGTRKVYTAPEPFGAAAGRYFALAIGDDNPIYSDPEYAREQGLPGVSAPLTLITETNQYANLPMAPDGYAGHSWHLDIPGTRQVRGGNTYTFERRLRPEDVVTATWEIHDLTEKKTGKGADMLIVHSRATYTNQDDELLAVNEETIIFVSIGATS
- a CDS encoding acyl-CoA dehydrogenase family protein, whose product is MDFKLNEDQREFRALLRQFVDREIIPVARDWEQSGRYPTEIVKGMADMGLFGITVPEEFGGLDLDPVSFALVFEEIARGWMGIAGILGSHSLACRLIAMHGTQEQKDMYLPDLATGKRRTGIGLTEADAGTDLQGIRTTARLDGDHYVINGSKMWITNARYADPLPVLVKTDPSASPAHRGMSVILVDANTPGYEVTKDIPKLGYKGTESCEILLDNVRVHKDQLLGGVEGTGMKQVLSALEWGRVNIAARSVGIAQRAHEEALAYAQQRKAFGEPIANFQAIQLKLGELGTQVQAARLMAYWAADAVRDGRADGATGMAKIFCSEVALQAAIDSMKVHGGYGYSTEFEIERLYRDSILMSIGEGTNDILRTVVAKSLIKGETVVG
- a CDS encoding MmgE/PrpD family protein codes for the protein MIARELATWGLGLTEVPDDVRRAALRHLLDGLGTAVGGIRAGSADPAVEVALGLGGPQEATILGQTSRLSAPAAALANGTLVHALDFDDTHAGGLVHATAVVLPAALAVGEQVQASGEDVLMAAVVGYETACRIAAAAPHGFHARGLHATMVAGVFSSAIIAARLGGLDVDRTTNALGIAGSQAGGLLAFLGTGASTKQLHPGFASQAGIIAARLAAAGATGPETVFDGPHGVFDALAQGVANPHGIVADLGERWETTRIGIKPYAACQLSHATLDAVQDARRQVEFGVDDIELITARVHPDSASVVCDTSRDLTRPASPYAAKFSLPWSVAALLADGTMTLETFDETSIARPELFDLAARVRVELAPSQQVAADARGEVRVQLRDGRQIVGTVERSAGGPDNPLSDADLHAKFAGNVGPGAAPLIEAIESLPDHSDLRHLMTVVAKTAADLSD
- a CDS encoding HpcH/HpaI aldolase/citrate lyase family protein; amino-acid sequence: MTATTRSYLYVPGNAADKLSKAVGRGADALIVDLEDAVPLQGKDAARDAVVAWLAEQPAGGPVDLWVRVNSGPLRETDVQALANIASLTGIVLAKVEDGAEVVAIDALLTSLGDSTTSVMPLLETAAAVLDARAIAAGPRVQQLQIGEVDLAGELGLLPGDDEAELAPFRALVVLASTAAGIDPPVGPVSRITKDTDAFEVSTRRVQRQGFVGRACIHPAQLPVVHAVFTPTADDVAEAEAVIAMVAAAEARGTGVVLDEDGRLVDPAVLHSARRTLALAESAAGRDGTP
- a CDS encoding RidA family protein; this encodes MTLNAITTPKFTWFPYEGFTFCLGLSEGDSAWTSGHTSAAFDDAVGKMTVSGTMEQQARTAYAKVLTILEGAGLGIEDVVRITENVTVSGIGDYEDAVAVRKEIFGEHEPVVSTIIVERLVRRAAFLEVELVAKKGGGTELLVASEAREAGTWQRSAVKEGTDGAVYLPTMVPVDEHGDIVFAGDFVSQYAYCLDKAADMLDRAGMSIDQAVTTYDYSTPGTREVYRKTHRVRKERLGGAGVYPGAGGILMSRLHHPESLVAIDVTASKHPLELVNPGWSRYDTLTYAPGIKAGRTLYMSGFAALDMETQEALHPGDIGAQAEVTYGAILHLLTYAGLGPEDLLFTTEYCVESALPDYRAVAGVRERLLSPPWPASTGGICKELLRPEFLLEVFPTAVYPEPAAEATA